A genomic region of Desulfosarcina ovata subsp. ovata contains the following coding sequences:
- a CDS encoding ExeA family protein: protein MYEHYYGLSGKPFSIVPNPEVLFLSKNHENALTYLEYGLSERVGFILLTGEIGIGKTSLIRHMMQRVDNQMDVAFIFNTNFSSDELFRLILSEFDVPFAGLRKDRHLKTLFHFLIDRYAAGRQVLLVIDEAQNLPPTALEDVRMLSNLQTDDHMLIQIMLVGQPELKKRLQMPDFRQLAQRIAVHYHLGPLDLDQTRNYIAYRIDTAGGCADLFSPEAIASIHRHAGGIPRTINLLCDSALVYGYAEDLKTIDENVIEKVLADEICLAAVPALPPVAEPTIPGPGASEIDRLAERVSVIERSLAELKQDLATLSQEVYNQLFVKYQELLINERRRNDELMAKYTRLLHTMREN from the coding sequence ATGTACGAACATTACTACGGGCTTTCCGGCAAACCATTTAGCATCGTGCCCAACCCGGAAGTCTTGTTTCTCAGTAAAAATCACGAAAACGCCCTGACCTACCTGGAATATGGACTGTCCGAACGCGTGGGCTTCATTCTGCTGACGGGGGAAATCGGCATTGGTAAAACTAGCCTCATCCGACATATGATGCAACGCGTGGACAATCAGATGGACGTTGCGTTTATTTTCAACACCAATTTCTCCTCCGACGAGCTTTTCCGGCTGATCCTCAGTGAATTCGATGTCCCCTTCGCCGGACTGAGGAAAGACCGCCATTTGAAGACGCTTTTCCACTTCCTGATCGACCGGTATGCCGCCGGTCGACAAGTCCTTTTGGTCATTGACGAGGCTCAGAATCTTCCACCGACGGCCCTGGAAGATGTCCGTATGCTCTCAAACCTGCAAACCGATGATCACATGCTGATCCAGATCATGCTGGTCGGCCAGCCGGAACTGAAGAAACGGTTGCAGATGCCGGATTTCCGCCAACTGGCCCAACGCATTGCCGTGCACTACCATCTTGGCCCTTTGGATCTGGATCAGACCCGGAACTACATCGCCTATCGAATCGACACGGCCGGAGGATGCGCAGATCTTTTCTCTCCAGAGGCGATTGCCAGCATTCATCGCCATGCCGGCGGCATTCCCCGCACCATCAATCTGCTCTGTGACTCGGCATTGGTTTACGGATATGCCGAAGACTTGAAAACGATCGATGAAAACGTGATCGAAAAAGTCTTGGCCGACGAGATTTGCCTGGCGGCGGTGCCTGCTTTGCCACCGGTTGCCGAGCCGACGATTCCTGGGCCTGGCGCATCGGAGATCGACCGACTTGCCGAGCGTGTCAGTGTTATCGAGCGTAGCCTTGCTGAACTCAAACAAGACCTGGCTACTCTTAGCCAAGAGGTCTATAATCAACTGTTTGTCAAATACCAGGAACTGCTTATCAACGAACGTAGGCGCAACGATGAACTGATGGCCAAATATACTCGCCTTTTGCACACGATGAGAGAAAACTAA
- a CDS encoding polysaccharide biosynthesis/export family protein, protein MMIHRPSFPFFRPMRELLVFGCMLAITAIGCTHAAPALETIPTPAPAQTETVVQPLTDATPDYAMGAGDILEISVWKDPALTRQVVILPDGTFSFPLVGRFRAAGKTIDQLKSEMEFALVRFIPEPDLSVIVQQVNSQVVYVIGKVNRPGHFPLNRNIDVLQALAMAGGVNIFADTRDIRIFRKTDKQTMVIPFDYKAVTEENQLDGNIQLQRGDVVVVK, encoded by the coding sequence ATGATGATACACAGACCATCCTTTCCGTTTTTTCGCCCGATGAGGGAACTTCTCGTTTTTGGTTGCATGCTGGCAATAACGGCCATCGGCTGCACCCACGCCGCACCGGCATTGGAAACGATCCCCACTCCGGCACCCGCTCAAACGGAAACCGTCGTGCAGCCCTTGACTGATGCCACTCCTGATTACGCCATGGGCGCCGGTGATATACTCGAAATCAGTGTCTGGAAAGATCCGGCACTCACGCGTCAGGTCGTGATCCTTCCCGACGGGACCTTCTCGTTTCCCCTGGTGGGACGCTTCCGCGCCGCCGGCAAAACGATCGACCAGCTCAAATCGGAGATGGAATTCGCCTTGGTGCGCTTTATTCCCGAACCGGACTTGAGCGTAATCGTCCAGCAGGTCAACAGCCAAGTGGTCTACGTGATCGGCAAAGTCAACCGACCCGGTCATTTTCCGCTGAATCGCAACATCGACGTCCTCCAGGCACTGGCCATGGCCGGCGGCGTGAATATTTTTGCCGACACACGGGATATCCGCATTTTCCGCAAGACGGACAAGCAGACCATGGTGATCCCCTTCGACTATAAAGCCGTAACGGAAGAGAACCAGTTGGACGGGAACATCCAGCTGCAGCGGGGAGACGTGGTCGTGGTGAAGTGA
- a CDS encoding tetratricopeptide repeat protein: MNNEINRFIRNSLVFMIVACAVAGLCLSCSSKEEKTAKFYNKGKALFEKDDYVRAKLELKNALQIDPKFADAYYMLGKVAIKEKELKQAYGLFSKAVELNPGLLEAQVELARIFIAAKAIERAEEKVTLVLAKEPQNKDMRLVQARLYLINKKIDDASTILEDLYKNGETSAELYLMLATIYEAHKKYDAAEAMLRESIQKNPKTMGLRRVLADFYLKKGKLEACEALLKENIQLEPEAAAHRLVLATFYWKTDKKDQALATLNALTMIEKNREANVIAATQFLLKQKEVDQAEQMLRKSIADTPKSFRFREALADLFVIKKNLPQAIATLTESLSLSSDPANPGILTAKTKMAGILLMQREGGKAEALVDEVLKENAKSIDANFIKGQLYLLAGRGADAVTTFRTVVAEAPQNVKGFLMLGRAHLINKNIPLAIDTLSQGIRQNPSSKEIRRFLARVYMANKDTTSAEEQLVKITEIAPKDVSAMGDLGDFKMARSAYEGAREQYTRMIETSPNVPAGYLKLSHYFEVRGDRDSAVGILEKGYAKSSDSMPLLAALVKAYILEDKTDTAKKMCDEKIAAYPDNAFTYNLMAQVYLAQKDADSAEASLKAAIQRSPEWNVPHDNLARLYLSQGKTDQAIANLETAITQNDKNTAAFMTLALLYQKTNKEEKAKAVYEKALSVDPQRWAAANNLAFILSASTIPADLERALELAQQAEKIRPEEATILDTLGWIHYKQGYDQLAVAALEKALEKSPDNGTINFHLAQVLIDSNRPDEAREKLEQALSAEGNYPERAEAEALLKQIKGS, translated from the coding sequence ATGAACAATGAGATCAACCGATTCATACGGAATAGCCTGGTATTCATGATCGTGGCGTGCGCTGTTGCCGGCCTTTGCCTCTCGTGCAGTTCCAAGGAAGAAAAAACGGCAAAATTCTACAACAAAGGAAAGGCGCTTTTTGAGAAAGACGATTATGTACGCGCGAAGCTGGAATTGAAAAACGCCCTGCAGATCGACCCCAAATTTGCCGACGCTTACTACATGCTAGGCAAGGTGGCGATCAAGGAGAAGGAGCTCAAACAGGCTTACGGACTGTTTAGCAAGGCGGTGGAACTTAATCCGGGCCTTCTTGAGGCCCAAGTGGAACTGGCACGCATTTTCATTGCGGCCAAAGCCATTGAGCGGGCAGAGGAAAAAGTTACCCTGGTGCTGGCCAAGGAACCCCAAAACAAGGATATGCGTCTTGTGCAGGCCAGGCTTTACTTGATCAATAAAAAAATTGACGACGCCAGCACCATTTTGGAAGACCTGTACAAAAACGGCGAGACGTCGGCAGAACTGTACCTCATGCTGGCAACCATCTATGAAGCCCATAAGAAATATGATGCGGCCGAAGCCATGCTGCGCGAGAGCATCCAGAAAAACCCCAAAACCATGGGGTTGCGCCGGGTATTGGCGGATTTCTACCTGAAAAAGGGCAAGTTGGAAGCGTGTGAGGCCCTGTTGAAAGAAAACATCCAATTGGAACCGGAAGCCGCCGCGCATCGATTGGTCCTGGCCACCTTTTATTGGAAGACGGATAAAAAAGACCAGGCCCTGGCTACCCTGAATGCGCTTACCATGATCGAGAAGAATCGCGAAGCCAATGTGATTGCCGCCACCCAATTTCTGCTGAAACAAAAGGAGGTGGATCAGGCAGAGCAAATGCTGCGCAAGAGTATCGCGGACACACCCAAAAGCTTTAGGTTCCGAGAAGCGCTGGCCGACCTGTTTGTTATCAAGAAGAATCTGCCGCAAGCCATCGCCACCCTTACCGAGAGCCTATCCCTGTCCAGTGACCCGGCCAATCCCGGCATTCTGACCGCCAAAACAAAAATGGCCGGCATTCTTCTGATGCAGCGGGAGGGCGGCAAGGCCGAGGCACTTGTCGACGAGGTTCTCAAGGAGAACGCCAAGAGTATCGATGCCAATTTTATTAAAGGCCAATTATATCTGTTGGCGGGGCGTGGTGCCGATGCGGTAACCACCTTTAGAACCGTCGTCGCTGAAGCTCCGCAGAACGTCAAAGGCTTTTTAATGCTTGGTCGGGCCCACCTGATAAACAAGAATATCCCACTGGCCATTGATACTCTCAGCCAGGGAATTCGCCAGAATCCGTCATCCAAGGAGATTCGCCGTTTCCTTGCACGGGTCTACATGGCCAATAAAGACACGACTTCGGCCGAGGAACAGCTGGTCAAAATCACGGAAATCGCTCCCAAGGATGTCAGCGCGATGGGTGACCTGGGTGATTTCAAAATGGCTCGAAGTGCCTATGAAGGGGCTCGGGAGCAATACACACGGATGATCGAGACATCGCCCAATGTTCCGGCCGGATACCTGAAGCTATCCCACTATTTTGAAGTCCGTGGTGATCGAGATTCCGCAGTCGGTATACTTGAGAAAGGCTATGCCAAAAGCTCCGATTCGATGCCCCTTTTGGCGGCACTGGTGAAAGCCTACATCCTGGAAGACAAGACCGACACCGCAAAAAAAATGTGCGATGAGAAAATTGCCGCTTATCCGGACAATGCCTTCACCTACAACTTAATGGCCCAGGTCTACCTGGCCCAAAAGGATGCGGATAGCGCCGAAGCGTCTCTTAAAGCGGCAATTCAGCGCAGTCCCGAGTGGAATGTCCCCCATGACAATCTGGCCCGCCTGTACCTTTCCCAGGGCAAAACCGATCAAGCCATCGCCAACCTCGAAACCGCCATCACTCAAAATGACAAGAATACCGCCGCATTCATGACCCTGGCCCTACTTTATCAAAAAACAAACAAGGAGGAAAAAGCCAAGGCCGTCTATGAAAAGGCCCTATCGGTCGATCCCCAGCGCTGGGCAGCCGCGAACAACCTGGCCTTTATCCTGTCGGCGTCAACGATCCCCGCCGATCTGGAACGAGCCCTTGAGCTGGCTCAACAAGCCGAGAAAATCAGACCCGAAGAGGCTACCATACTGGACACGCTTGGATGGATCCATTATAAGCAGGGCTATGACCAATTGGCCGTCGCCGCACTGGAAAAGGCCTTGGAAAAAAGTCCGGACAATGGCACGATCAACTTCCATCTAGCACAAGTATTAATCGACAGCAACCGGCCGGATGAGGCCCGTGAGAAACTGGAACAGGCATTGTCGGCGGAGGGCAACTATCCGGAACGTGCCGAGGCAGAGGCCCTGTTGAAGCAGATAAAGGGCTCCTGA
- a CDS encoding VPLPA-CTERM sorting domain-containing protein: MPASFFLFLSGIAALTGIRRRIRT, translated from the coding sequence TTGCCGGCATCCTTTTTCTTATTCTTGTCGGGTATTGCCGCGTTGACCGGAATACGCCGGCGCATCCGCACATAA
- a CDS encoding GumC family protein, whose product MEDTPLALGDYVDILNRRKWSLIIPSVLVVLVAGLVALLLPSIYKSSATILIEEQDIPADFVMSTVTGYAEQRIQSTQQRIMSTGRLVEIINRFNLYPEYKDRWTTEEIVEKMREDIHLDLISVDTIDRRTGRPTAATIAFTLSYEGKNAATVQRVTDTLVSLFLSENLEVRKRQTTETTEFLKEETDRVRAQLAELEEKITTFKAQHVNALPEMLQVNLQSLNSMETNLQRMDDQIRSLREREGYLETQLASIPKMEDPQKQRLKAAEIELVNLRSKFTDDYPDVKKLHLEIDELKKRMANKPDGGLEQPDNTAYITLAAQLSSTRAEIKSLLQQKTAMMEKAEDYRQRIETTPKIEQTYNALLVDRNNTQAKYEDLLRKAMEANVALGLEKEQKGERFTLIDPARLPEKPFKPNRLAISLIGVVLGIGAGVGFAALREFSDQSIHAPQDLARLSNLPLLVSIPTIMTPSDRRIRNRKRMLVGLVCVLACVAGILAFHFLVMDLDVFWAKLMRRLPPM is encoded by the coding sequence ATGGAAGATACCCCCCTGGCACTTGGAGATTATGTCGACATCCTCAACCGTCGCAAATGGTCTCTGATCATCCCATCCGTTCTCGTTGTATTGGTTGCCGGACTGGTGGCCTTGCTGCTGCCGTCGATATACAAGTCCAGTGCCACCATTCTCATCGAAGAGCAGGATATTCCGGCCGACTTCGTCATGAGCACGGTCACCGGGTATGCCGAACAGCGCATCCAGTCCACCCAGCAGCGCATCATGAGCACCGGACGCCTGGTTGAGATCATCAATCGTTTCAATCTCTACCCTGAATATAAAGACCGTTGGACCACCGAAGAAATCGTCGAGAAAATGCGTGAGGATATCCACCTTGACCTGATCAGCGTGGACACCATCGATCGTCGTACCGGTCGGCCCACCGCTGCCACGATTGCCTTCACCCTCTCCTATGAAGGCAAAAACGCCGCCACGGTCCAGCGGGTGACCGATACGCTGGTCTCGCTTTTCCTCAGCGAAAACCTCGAGGTACGCAAGCGCCAAACCACCGAGACCACCGAATTTTTAAAAGAGGAAACCGATCGGGTACGCGCCCAGTTAGCCGAGCTGGAGGAAAAAATCACCACTTTCAAGGCCCAGCATGTCAACGCCCTGCCCGAGATGCTGCAGGTCAACCTGCAGTCCCTCAACAGCATGGAGACCAACCTCCAACGCATGGACGACCAGATACGATCCCTCAGGGAACGCGAAGGTTATCTTGAAACCCAACTGGCCAGCATCCCGAAAATGGAAGACCCGCAAAAGCAGCGCCTCAAGGCTGCGGAGATCGAATTGGTCAACCTGCGTAGCAAGTTCACCGACGACTATCCAGATGTTAAGAAACTGCACCTCGAAATCGATGAATTGAAAAAACGGATGGCCAATAAACCGGACGGTGGGCTGGAGCAGCCGGACAACACCGCCTATATCACCCTGGCCGCCCAGCTTTCCAGCACCCGCGCCGAGATCAAGTCCCTGCTGCAGCAAAAAACGGCGATGATGGAAAAAGCGGAAGATTACCGCCAACGGATCGAGACCACCCCCAAAATCGAGCAAACCTACAATGCCCTGTTGGTGGATCGCAACAATACCCAGGCCAAGTACGAGGATCTTCTCCGAAAAGCCATGGAAGCCAACGTGGCCCTGGGGCTGGAAAAGGAGCAAAAAGGCGAACGCTTCACCCTGATCGACCCGGCGCGGCTACCGGAAAAACCCTTCAAGCCCAACCGGCTGGCCATCAGTTTGATCGGTGTGGTGCTGGGAATCGGGGCTGGCGTCGGGTTTGCCGCCTTGCGGGAGTTCTCCGACCAGTCCATCCACGCCCCCCAGGATCTGGCCAGGCTCTCAAACCTGCCCCTTCTGGTAAGCATCCCCACCATCATGACGCCGTCGGATCGCCGCATACGGAACCGCAAGCGCATGCTGGTGGGGCTGGTGTGCGTTTTGGCGTGCGTGGCCGGCATTTTGGCATTCCATTTTCTGGTCATGGACCTGGACGTTTTCTGGGCCAAATTAATGCGGCGCCTGCCGCCGATGTAA
- a CDS encoding outer membrane beta-barrel protein, giving the protein MATSYAYNDNILLTDENVLSDSIYTVAPKLEWARNGERLSAKVDGTAEWYRYQDNDEYDDTDQWYNAILSYRPTERWQLEIQGHASDDNRPDRDIETTGMVLKNTRRKRFNTSATASYIFSEVTSGGIFAALNREDFDDPETSDRRDYSIFLFMNRSLEAWIARTTGHMNAGFSHYNFDREYDFTKSAGSYDFTYMLDDEYTVDNYSFTLGTESALSEKLNFSIDLGGRYSQSESESTSRQRISLYSMETDPLKESESYSSWGAVGTLEISYQGERSNASLLVSHDLTPVSGENGTANRTTVRIGGSMKLLENLRGNVAFQWYQNKSDKEDSTQNDIDTQTWNFQTGIRWELNRKVAISGKYFYTIYDKREAGTTAERNKFLIQVVAEHDWLE; this is encoded by the coding sequence GTGGCAACGAGCTACGCGTACAATGACAATATTCTGCTTACCGACGAGAACGTTTTATCGGACAGCATCTATACCGTCGCTCCCAAACTGGAATGGGCGCGCAACGGGGAACGCCTTTCGGCCAAAGTCGATGGCACGGCGGAATGGTATCGTTACCAAGACAATGACGAATACGACGATACCGACCAGTGGTACAACGCAATACTGAGCTATCGGCCCACGGAACGCTGGCAGCTGGAAATACAGGGGCATGCCAGTGACGACAATCGGCCGGACCGCGACATCGAAACCACCGGGATGGTGCTGAAAAATACCCGCCGCAAACGATTCAATACCTCTGCCACGGCAAGCTACATATTTTCGGAAGTGACTTCCGGCGGTATCTTCGCAGCCCTCAACCGCGAGGATTTTGATGATCCGGAAACGTCGGATCGCCGGGATTACAGTATTTTCCTATTCATGAACCGCAGCCTGGAAGCGTGGATCGCGCGTACCACCGGCCACATGAATGCCGGATTCAGTCATTACAATTTCGATCGGGAATATGATTTTACAAAAAGTGCGGGATCCTATGACTTCACGTATATGCTCGATGACGAGTATACGGTTGACAATTACTCCTTTACATTGGGAACCGAATCGGCGCTTTCGGAAAAACTGAATTTCTCGATTGACCTGGGTGGACGTTATAGTCAATCGGAATCGGAGTCAACGAGCCGGCAACGGATAAGCCTTTATTCAATGGAAACCGATCCCTTGAAAGAGAGTGAAAGCTACAGTAGTTGGGGGGCTGTCGGCACCCTGGAAATTTCCTACCAGGGTGAACGCAGCAACGCCAGTCTGCTTGTTTCTCACGACCTGACACCGGTGAGTGGTGAGAACGGCACCGCCAACCGGACCACGGTAAGAATCGGCGGCAGCATGAAACTGCTGGAAAATTTACGTGGTAATGTCGCGTTTCAATGGTACCAGAATAAAAGCGACAAGGAGGATTCCACGCAAAACGATATCGACACCCAGACCTGGAATTTCCAGACCGGAATACGCTGGGAACTGAACCGAAAGGTGGCGATAAGCGGAAAGTATTTCTATACGATCTACGATAAGCGTGAGGCGGGCACAACTGCCGAGCGCAACAAGTTCCTGATCCAGGTGGTTGCCGAGCACGACTGGCTGGAGTGA
- a CDS encoding CpsD/CapB family tyrosine-protein kinase, producing MNLRKALDKAKRERDSHGGGKGPLSPGASPSFPAARPGSDWHAPVYSESKTAAIDLETAVSNHCVALSADFAEVDYYKVLRTQLRQIGREKTWNTIMVTSVAPGEGKTVTAINLAATFAREYNQTVLLVDADLRRQSIHHYLGYPSSSGLRDYLEERVPMNDIITWPGIEKFTVISGGQPVHESAELMGSPRMQTLVAELKNRYADRYVIFDVPPVMGGADALTFAPLVDCIILVVGVGITRRQDLTQALEMLPQEKMAGFVLNQFNRATAHRYGH from the coding sequence ATGAACCTGAGAAAAGCACTGGACAAGGCCAAACGGGAACGAGACAGCCATGGCGGAGGCAAAGGTCCGCTTTCCCCTGGGGCGTCCCCATCATTTCCGGCAGCCCGCCCCGGATCGGATTGGCACGCACCCGTGTACTCCGAATCAAAGACCGCCGCTATCGATCTTGAGACTGCGGTCAGCAACCACTGTGTAGCTTTATCCGCCGATTTTGCAGAAGTAGACTATTACAAGGTTCTCCGAACGCAACTGAGGCAAATCGGGAGGGAAAAGACCTGGAATACGATCATGGTCACCAGCGTCGCTCCCGGCGAGGGCAAGACGGTCACGGCCATCAACCTGGCAGCCACCTTCGCACGGGAATACAACCAAACCGTGCTCCTGGTGGATGCGGATTTGCGCCGCCAATCGATTCACCACTATCTGGGCTATCCCAGTTCATCGGGTCTGCGGGACTACCTGGAAGAACGGGTGCCCATGAATGATATCATCACTTGGCCGGGAATCGAGAAATTCACCGTTATTTCCGGTGGCCAGCCGGTTCACGAGAGTGCCGAACTGATGGGTTCGCCGCGCATGCAGACGCTGGTGGCTGAACTTAAAAACCGCTATGCGGACCGTTATGTCATCTTCGACGTGCCGCCGGTCATGGGAGGTGCGGACGCACTGACATTCGCCCCCCTGGTGGATTGCATTATCCTGGTCGTCGGGGTGGGAATCACCCGCCGGCAAGATCTCACCCAGGCCCTCGAAATGCTTCCCCAGGAAAAAATGGCCGGATTCGTTCTCAACCAGTTCAACCGGGCCACAGCGCATCGGTACGGTCATTGA
- a CDS encoding tetratricopeptide repeat protein, with the protein MMITRSTIVSLVLLLCLSFGALASDGPDRTARKYYKKGTDAFEKSDFDGARTNLQKAIENYPSYADAYFKLGNVALKEKKLQEAVSDFAKATSIDPAHADAQLALGRIYLAARKPEAALQRVDTILKRQPDNLDAILVKGSALLLEKRTGDAIRLLDPLYAKGQRDVNLIVLLSSAYFKKADPDNGKKILESGIAKHPQSTLLHLQLANFLLRRGDLKNAQATMETVVKIDPDNAAHAIALARLYWQTQDKEKAEHLLARSLEQNPADAPGRIAIANFYLEEKQIDPARDILLAGIAAGDPGVALKLALGELYIKTGNAQAAVDLLKSDLEQNQTAGETERNQLRNALAKIYIAARDPATAKTYVEAVLANDPHNLQALASRGMALKATGNPQAAIVDFNQVLARQPDFLGGYIQLADAYVMRRQLQAARETLDKGLHLAPHNRELLMAAYRVNLKDKDYKQAETHLRTLVEESPDAVDAQAELGDFYLALNDESSARREYSEIVLKAPRSPIGYIKLARLYLRQGKKASAVAQLRKGYQQGGKNPLLAAELITALLTAEQYDDAMALCDARLNEKPDEALAHDLKGKVMTRMKKFKAAQKAFEKAVALEPKWPQAGNDLAALFILQDKRKEAIAQFRKALADNPKNPVAYLTLGKLYEDKREYEKAIEIYKKGVGQVPGFWTAANRLAFLIADRTTSMETLDEAQKIASAAFRMKPGEGMIVDTLGWIHYKKGETEQALALYEKLIAAAPEDPLINYHMGAVLEKDGDIESARKRLKTATRGDTAFMGRERAEAMLKKLGSKS; encoded by the coding sequence ATGATGATCACCCGATCCACAATCGTAAGCCTGGTTTTATTGCTCTGCCTTTCATTCGGCGCCCTGGCCTCTGACGGTCCGGACCGCACGGCCAGAAAGTACTACAAAAAGGGTACCGATGCGTTTGAAAAGTCCGATTTCGATGGCGCCAGGACCAATCTGCAAAAGGCGATCGAGAACTATCCGTCCTATGCAGATGCCTATTTCAAGTTAGGCAATGTCGCCTTGAAAGAGAAGAAACTTCAAGAGGCGGTCAGCGACTTTGCCAAAGCGACGTCCATCGATCCGGCGCACGCCGACGCCCAGTTGGCGTTGGGCCGGATATACCTGGCCGCCCGCAAGCCGGAAGCGGCCCTTCAGCGGGTGGATACGATCCTGAAACGCCAGCCGGATAATCTGGATGCCATCCTGGTCAAAGGATCTGCATTGCTGCTCGAGAAAAGAACCGGCGATGCCATCCGACTGCTCGATCCGCTTTATGCCAAAGGGCAGCGCGATGTGAACCTGATTGTGTTGCTTTCCAGCGCGTATTTCAAAAAAGCCGATCCCGACAATGGGAAAAAAATCCTCGAATCGGGGATTGCCAAACATCCCCAATCGACATTGTTGCACCTTCAGCTGGCCAATTTCCTCTTGAGGCGCGGCGATCTCAAGAATGCCCAGGCGACCATGGAAACAGTGGTGAAGATCGATCCGGACAACGCTGCCCATGCCATCGCCCTGGCTCGGCTCTATTGGCAGACCCAGGATAAGGAGAAGGCCGAACACCTTTTGGCGCGCAGCCTGGAACAGAATCCGGCCGATGCGCCCGGAAGGATTGCCATTGCCAACTTCTATCTCGAAGAAAAGCAGATCGACCCGGCCAGGGACATCCTTTTGGCAGGAATTGCGGCCGGAGATCCCGGGGTGGCACTGAAGCTGGCCCTGGGTGAATTGTACATCAAAACCGGCAACGCCCAGGCGGCTGTCGATCTTCTTAAAAGCGACCTTGAACAAAACCAAACCGCCGGCGAGACGGAACGGAATCAGTTGCGCAATGCGCTGGCCAAAATCTATATCGCTGCCAGGGATCCCGCGACGGCCAAGACCTATGTTGAGGCGGTTCTGGCCAATGACCCGCACAACCTTCAGGCCCTTGCATCGCGGGGCATGGCCCTGAAGGCGACCGGGAATCCGCAAGCCGCGATTGTCGACTTCAATCAGGTGCTGGCCCGCCAACCGGATTTTCTGGGGGGGTATATTCAACTGGCCGATGCCTATGTGATGCGCCGCCAGCTTCAGGCCGCCAGGGAGACACTGGACAAGGGGCTTCACCTGGCACCGCATAACCGCGAACTGCTCATGGCCGCCTACCGGGTCAATCTGAAAGATAAAGATTACAAACAGGCCGAAACCCACCTGCGTACCCTGGTGGAAGAATCCCCGGATGCCGTCGACGCCCAGGCCGAGTTGGGCGATTTCTATCTGGCGCTGAATGATGAGAGCAGTGCCCGCCGGGAATACAGCGAAATCGTGCTCAAGGCCCCCCGTTCTCCCATCGGGTATATCAAGCTGGCCCGTTTATACCTGCGCCAGGGTAAGAAAGCGAGCGCGGTGGCCCAGCTGCGCAAAGGGTATCAACAAGGCGGCAAAAACCCGCTGCTGGCCGCCGAATTGATTACCGCCCTGCTGACCGCCGAACAATATGACGACGCCATGGCCCTGTGCGATGCGCGTCTGAACGAAAAACCCGATGAAGCCCTGGCCCACGATCTTAAAGGCAAGGTCATGACACGGATGAAGAAATTCAAGGCTGCCCAAAAGGCTTTTGAAAAAGCCGTTGCATTGGAACCCAAATGGCCTCAGGCAGGCAACGATCTCGCAGCGCTTTTTATCCTGCAGGATAAGCGGAAGGAAGCCATCGCTCAATTCAGGAAAGCGCTTGCCGACAATCCTAAGAACCCGGTGGCCTATCTTACTTTGGGAAAGTTGTATGAAGATAAGCGGGAGTATGAGAAAGCCATTGAAATTTATAAAAAAGGCGTCGGCCAGGTTCCCGGTTTCTGGACGGCGGCCAATCGCCTGGCCTTTCTCATAGCGGACCGGACCACATCCATGGAAACGCTGGATGAGGCTCAAAAGATCGCCTCTGCGGCCTTTCGGATGAAACCCGGAGAGGGGATGATCGTCGATACCCTGGGATGGATCCATTACAAAAAAGGGGAAACCGAACAAGCCCTGGCACTTTATGAGAAGTTAATTGCGGCGGCTCCCGAAGATCCGTTGATTAACTACCATATGGGTGCGGTGTTGGAAAAAGACGGAGATATCGAGTCGGCCAGAAAACGGCTGAAGACCGCCACCCGTGGCGATACCGCGTTCATGGGGCGCGAGCGCGCCGAGGCCATGCTCAAGAAGCTTGGATCCAAAAGTTGA
- a CDS encoding sugar transferase: MWQVSGRNKITDFEKIVELDCQYLDSWRFFDDLKIILQTIIIVLQRKGAI; this comes from the coding sequence ATGTGGCAGGTGTCGGGGCGCAATAAGATCACCGATTTTGAAAAAATTGTCGAATTGGATTGCCAATACCTGGACAGTTGGCGATTCTTCGACGATTTGAAAATCATTCTGCAGACCATCATCATCGTCCTTCAGCGAAAAGGTGCAATATGA